Genomic window (Streptomyces yatensis):
GCGACGTCAGCACGCACAGCCGCCCCGTCTCCAGATGGAACGCCGTGGCGTCCGGCCGCCCCGACAGCGGGTGCAGAACGACCGTGACCTCGAACTCACGCCCTTGGAGTCGATTGGCGGTGTCGACGGTGACGCCGGAGACCCCGAGCCCCGTCAGCGCCGCCCGGACGGCCGCCGCCTGGTCGCGGTGCGCCGTGCCCACCGCGATCCGGTCCGCCGCGACCGGCAGCGGTTCGTCGGACCGCTCGCTGACCGCCACCGCGCCCCGGTCCAGCAGCCGCCGCACCACCTGGGCCACGGCCGCCACCGCCTCCGGGTCGGTGCGCGGGGTGCGCCGGGCGGGCAGCTCCAGCAGCCCCCAGCCGGACGCGGCGGCCTCGTCCAGCACCCGGTCCGGGCCCGAGCCGTCGGAGGCCACCCCGAAGCTCAGCCGCCGCTCGCCGTGGCCGGTGCCGCTGCGGAAGGGGGTGTACGGATAGAACGCGTCCGAGACCAGCGGCGCGGCCGAGGCCGGCAGCCGCCAGGACACCGGCAGCCGGTGCTGCGGAAGCCGCGGATTGTGCGCGAGCAGGGTGGTGACCGCGCTCGCCGACGGGTCGTACGAAAGCCCCGCCCACTGGTCGGCGCCCACCACGCTGAACGGGTCCAGCTGCCCCGGGTCGCCCACGAACAGCGCCCGCTCGAACAGCCCGGCGACCGCCAGCAGCGCGTCGGAGCGCATCTGGTACGCCTCGTCCACGATCGCGTGCCGCCAGGGCTCGACGTTCTTGATGTGCGCCCACTTCGCGGCCGTGGAGACGACGATGTCGAGCCCGGCGAGGTCGCCGATCTTCGCGGAGGCGCGGACCGACGCATGGCCGTCGAGCACCGGGTCGTACGGATGCGGATCGCTGCTGTGCAGCCGCCCCACCGGAAGCTCGGGGTCCGCCGTGGCCAGCCGGTCCACCAGATCGTCGACCTGGGCGTTGGTCTGCGCGACCACCATCAGCGGCCGCCCGGCGGCGGCCAGCTCCCGCGCCGCCCGCACCACCAGTGTCGACTTGCCCGCACCGGGCGGGGAGTCCACGACGACGCCGCGGTCCGCTCCCTGCAGCGTGTCCCGCAGGATCGCCTCGGTCGCGCGCGCCGCCGCGGCCGACGGGTCGAACGGCTCGCCCGCTCGGGCGCGCCCGGCGTGGGCCGCGCCGGCGGCCGGGTCCGCGGCGATCACAGATAGTCCTCCTCGGTCATCGCGTCGGGCTCGGGGCCCTGGGCCGGCGCGGCGGCGTCCGGCGGGCCGCCGTGGGTCCACGGAGTGCTCTCCGCGTCGGGCAGCTCCGGGCCGCCGCGCGGGGCGTGCTCGAAGAGCGTCCAGCACACCCGGTCGCCCTTCTCGGGCACCGAGCCCGGCTCCGGCTGCTTGCCCCGGCCCATCCCACCGGTCAGCCGCACCACCAGCGCGCGGGCCGGGTCCTCCGCAGAGCCCGGGGCGTCCGCCCCGTCGAGGCCGTCGGGCTCATCGGCTGCGCCCGCCTCGTCGGTGTCCGCGAAACCGGCGAACTCCCCGCTCTGCGCCTTGCCGTCGGCCATGACCCGGTGCAGCTTGACCCGCTCGGCCAGATGCGGACGGTCCTCGGTGCGGACCGTGACCAGCGGGCGCGGGCGTGGCACCTTCGCGTCCGACCAGGCCATCTCCACATCGATCACCTCGCCCGCGAACGCCTCACCGGCCAGCCGCCGCCCCGCCATGACCAGCGGATCGTCCAGCGCCTCATGGGCGTCGAGCTGGGCCTGCGCGGTCTCGCGCGCGGCGAGCTTCTGCGCCGCCGTCACCGCGTCGTCCCGCTTGGGCTGCGGCGGCTCCCCGGCCCGGACCCGGTCCCGGTGGCCGGTGTAGGACCAGCGATCGCGCTTCCAGCGGTCCGCCACCCGCGCGCCCTCCGGGAGGGAGCGCAGCAGATCCACCCCGCGCCACAGCGCGTCCCAGGTGGGCCGCAGCTGCGACTCGATCAGCCCGCGCAGCTCCGCCTCGGCGAGCCGCAGCCGCGCCTCGCCCCCGGCCACGCCCTGGGACGTCTCGGCACGCGCCGCGTCGTAACGGGACATCGCCGGTGCCAGCAGCTTGTTGTCGAAGGCGGGGTCGGTGGCCGGGCCGGCGGGTGGGCAGCGCAGCTGCCCGGCCTCGTCCCGCTCCGACTCCGCCCGCAGCGCCGCCTCCGCCCCCGGCACGCCCGGCGGGGGGTCGATCCAGGCCAGCAGCGAGCCCAGGTGCTGGTCCTCCAGATTGCTCTGCCCGGTCGCCCAGTGACGGCTCAGCAGCTCGGTGAGCGACAGCAGCAGACAGGAGCCGGGCACCCGCGACCGCTCCCCGTAGTGGGTCAGCCAGCGGCCGAGCAGCGGCACCCGCGCGGGTGCCGGGAAGGGCGTCTCCGGGTCCTGCTCGGCGGTCCGCCGGAACCGCATCGACCGGCCCAGCAGCCGGACGAACGCCACGCCCGCGGCGCTGGGCACCAGCAGCTGCGGCGCGTCCTCGCACAGCTCGACCTGGACCGGCACCTTCTTACCGGTCTCCGGATCGGTCTCCTTGCGCTCCTCCAGCTCGACCTGGTCCGCGTACGAGTCCAGATACGGCTGGATCTCCTCCGCGAGCTCGGCGAGGAACGCGAACCGCAGGTCGCGGTCGCGCGGCTGGGCCACGATCAGCAGCCGCGGCGCGTCCCGGTCGGTGCCCACCAGCGCCCCGAGCGGTGCCCCCGCCTCACCGGCGGTGGTGAGCGGGACGAACGCCAGCGGGCGCTCGGACAGGTGGCGGTGGCGCACGGTGGTCAGGGGCTGGGCCCGCCCCTCCCGGACCGCCTCCATCCGGGCCAGGGTGGTGATCAGCGACATGCCACCGCCTCGGCGCGGGACGCGAGCGCCTCGGCGCGCAGGGCCGCCGCGCGGCGCAGGGCGTCCACGGTGGGGTCGCCGGTGGGGGTGCCGTCGGCGGGGCGTTCCATGGCGGCCGTAAGGACGGCGTCCATGGTGGTGAGCCCGCCCAGCTCGCCCCGGACGCCACGGCCCAGCGCCTCGACCCGGCCCGCCGCGCGGGACCGCGTCCGGCAGTGGGCGGCCAGCTCGCAGGTGGACAGGCACTCCGGGGCGTACGCCGCGTCCACCGCCTCGACGGCGGCCGTCAGCTCCTCGACCGGCCGGGTCGGGGTCCGGCCGTCGTCGGTGAGCCGGAGATCGAAGGTGGTGCCCTCGGGGAGGGCGGCGGCGATGTCCTCGATCCGGGTCAGCCGGTCCAGCTGCCGCCGGGTGACCGCGAGCTGCTTGCGCACATCGACCATTTCGGCGGTCGGCAGGTTGGAGAAGTCCTTGGGGCAGACGAGCAGCACATGATGGCGCACCCGGGCCCGTACGGAGGCGCCCTCCGCCGGGGTCACCGAGCCCTCGCGCGCCGCCGCGTCGTCCCCGCCCTCCGGCGGCCGGCCGGTCATCGCCGCCACCCGCTCCAGCGCCAGGGTGTAGACCGCGGACTGGCGGGCGGCCGCGCCCACCTTGGCCGGGTCGGCGGAGCCGTCCACCATGGGGAAGGACTTGATCTC
Coding sequences:
- a CDS encoding AAA domain-containing protein → MAADPAAGAAHAGRARAGEPFDPSAAAARATEAILRDTLQGADRGVVVDSPPGAGKSTLVVRAARELAAAGRPLMVVAQTNAQVDDLVDRLATADPELPVGRLHSSDPHPYDPVLDGHASVRASAKIGDLAGLDIVVSTAAKWAHIKNVEPWRHAIVDEAYQMRSDALLAVAGLFERALFVGDPGQLDPFSVVGADQWAGLSYDPSASAVTTLLAHNPRLPQHRLPVSWRLPASAAPLVSDAFYPYTPFRSGTGHGERRLSFGVASDGSGPDRVLDEAAASGWGLLELPARRTPRTDPEAVAAVAQVVRRLLDRGAVAVSERSDEPLPVAADRIAVGTAHRDQAAAVRAALTGLGVSGVTVDTANRLQGREFEVTVVLHPLSGRPDATAFHLETGRLCVLTSRHRQACVVVCRAGVAELLDEHPSTEPVQLGVTVKFPDGWEANHAVLAHLAEHRVTWRP